In the Staphylococcus condimenti genome, one interval contains:
- a CDS encoding demethylmenaquinone methyltransferase: MAKNKAEKEKVHKVFQNISTNYDKLNNIISFEQHKVWRKRVMKSMQVKKGSKALDVCCGTADWTIALSKAVGPTGEVIGLDFSENMLKVGEEKTKNMSNIQLVQGDAMDLPFDDNEFDYVTIGFGLRNIPDYVIALKEMNRVLKPGGMAVCLETSQPTIPVFKQGYQLYFKFIMPIFGKLFAKSKEEYEWLQQSAFNFPDRDELKALFQLAGFKNVEIKSFTGGVAAMHLGYKEKETAKGD; this comes from the coding sequence ATGGCTAAAAATAAAGCAGAAAAAGAGAAAGTCCATAAAGTATTTCAAAACATATCTACAAATTACGATAAACTAAATAACATCATCAGCTTTGAACAACATAAAGTTTGGCGTAAACGTGTTATGAAGTCAATGCAAGTTAAAAAAGGAAGCAAAGCTTTAGACGTATGTTGTGGTACTGCGGACTGGACAATTGCATTAAGTAAAGCTGTTGGTCCTACAGGAGAAGTAATTGGATTAGATTTCAGTGAAAATATGCTGAAAGTTGGAGAAGAAAAGACTAAAAATATGTCTAATATTCAACTTGTACAAGGTGATGCAATGGATTTACCTTTTGACGATAATGAATTTGATTATGTCACTATAGGTTTTGGACTCAGAAACATTCCTGACTATGTAATTGCCTTAAAAGAGATGAATCGTGTACTAAAACCAGGTGGAATGGCTGTATGTTTAGAAACAAGTCAACCAACCATTCCTGTTTTCAAACAAGGTTATCAACTTTATTTTAAATTTATAATGCCAATTTTTGGTAAATTATTTGCTAAATCAAAAGAGGAATATGAGTGGTTACAACAATCTGCATTCAACTTCCCAGATCGTGATGAACTAAAAGCACTTTTTCAACTTGCTGGATTTAAAAATGTTGAAATCAAAAGCTTTACTGGCGGGGTAGCAGCGATGCATTTAGGATATAAGGAAAAAGAAACAGCAAAAGGTGATTAA
- a CDS encoding polyprenyl synthetase family protein, whose translation MDKLNINREIKKIEKELKNTIKSSNPILEEASLHLLSSGGKRVRPSFVILSSEYGVDPRNEDTYKIAVSLELIHMATLVHDDVIDRSDKRRGRLTISKKWDQETAILTGNYLLALALNNISSIQDKRIHMILSNAIVDVCRGELFQFQDQFNSNQTITNYLRRINRKTALLIQLATELGALSANADLKTANKLKRIGHYIGMSFQIVDDVLDFTSTEKQLGKPVGSDLMNGHLTLPVLLETRKNPQFKAVIKSLSPSSPKEDFDYCVDYIRTSESIKTSKEISKHYLNKALKILDELEISPASSWFKKLIKRMESRNA comes from the coding sequence GTGGATAAGTTGAACATTAATAGAGAGATTAAGAAAATTGAAAAAGAATTAAAAAATACTATAAAAAGTAGTAACCCTATCTTAGAAGAAGCGTCTTTGCATCTACTATCATCAGGTGGTAAAAGAGTCCGTCCTTCATTTGTTATATTAAGTAGTGAGTATGGCGTAGACCCTCGAAACGAAGATACTTATAAAATAGCTGTTTCTTTGGAACTTATTCATATGGCTACATTAGTTCATGATGATGTCATTGATCGTAGTGATAAAAGAAGAGGGCGTCTTACAATTAGTAAAAAATGGGATCAAGAAACTGCCATTTTAACCGGCAACTACTTATTGGCACTGGCACTTAATAATATTTCTTCAATTCAAGATAAAAGAATACATATGATTTTATCGAATGCTATTGTAGATGTGTGCAGAGGTGAATTGTTCCAATTCCAAGACCAATTCAATAGTAATCAAACCATTACAAATTATTTACGTAGGATTAATCGTAAAACAGCCTTGCTGATACAACTTGCAACTGAGCTTGGAGCATTGTCTGCGAATGCAGATTTAAAGACTGCTAATAAACTAAAACGTATAGGCCATTATATTGGAATGAGCTTTCAAATTGTAGATGATGTATTAGATTTTACAAGCACCGAAAAACAACTTGGCAAACCTGTCGGCAGTGATTTAATGAACGGACATCTTACATTGCCGGTGCTTTTAGAAACGAGAAAAAACCCTCAATTCAAAGCAGTGATTAAATCTTTAAGTCCTAGTAGTCCAAAAGAAGACTTTGACTACTGTGTTGATTATATTCGAACATCAGAAAGCATAAAAACTTCAAAAGAAATCAGTAAGCATTATCTCAATAAGGCTCTAAAAATTTTGGATGAACTTGAAATCAGTCCAGCATCCTCTTGGTTTAAAAAACTAATCAAACGTATGGAATCTCGAAACGCTTGA
- the ndk gene encoding nucleoside-diphosphate kinase: MERTFLMIKPDGVQRKLVGEIITRLEKKGLKLVGGKFMTVSKEKAETHYGEHADKPFYEGLVSFITSAPVFAMVVEGDNVVEVTRNMIGKTNPTEAAPGTIRGDLGLTVGRNVIHGSDSVESAKREISLWFEPNELSVYTANDEEWLYEN; encoded by the coding sequence ATGGAAAGAACTTTTCTAATGATTAAACCAGACGGCGTACAACGCAAATTAGTTGGTGAAATCATCACTCGTTTAGAGAAAAAAGGATTAAAACTTGTTGGCGGGAAATTTATGACTGTTTCCAAAGAAAAAGCAGAAACACATTATGGTGAACATGCTGATAAGCCATTCTACGAAGGTTTAGTTTCATTCATTACTTCAGCACCAGTATTTGCTATGGTAGTAGAAGGAGATAACGTAGTAGAAGTAACAAGAAATATGATTGGTAAAACAAATCCAACTGAAGCAGCACCAGGCACTATCAGAGGTGACTTAGGACTTACTGTAGGGCGTAATGTGATTCATGGATCAGATTCAGTTGAATCTGCTAAGAGAGAAATCAGCCTTTGGTTCGAACCTAATGAACTAAGTGTTTACACTGCAAACGACGAAGAATGGTTATACGAAAATTAA
- the aroC gene encoding chorismate synthase yields MRFLTSGESHGPQLTVIIEGVPANLKITAEDINEEMFKRQGGYGRGRRMKIEKDAVEIVSGVRNGYTLGSPVTIVVTNDDFTHWRNIMGVAPISEEEQEQMKRTISKPRPGHADLIGGIKYNHRDLRNVLERSSARETAARVAVGAVCKILLKQLGINVLSRVVEIGGIKDDTDYDLETIKKHEDSNDVRVVNEDIAQEIRDKIDQAKKDGDSLGGVVQVIVENMPVGVGSYVHYDRKLDGRIAQGVVGINAFKGVSFGEGFKAAEKPGSQIQDPILYNETEGYTRASNHLGGLEGGMSNGMPIIVNGVMKPIPTLYKPLASVDIETKEPFKATIERSDSCAVPAASIVCEHAVAFEITKTLVEEFQSNYMEQLQQQVDERRLRNIEF; encoded by the coding sequence ATGAGATTTTTAACATCGGGAGAATCCCATGGTCCTCAATTAACAGTTATCATAGAAGGTGTTCCTGCCAATTTAAAAATTACCGCAGAGGACATAAATGAAGAGATGTTTAAACGTCAAGGTGGATATGGACGCGGTAGAAGAATGAAAATTGAAAAAGATGCAGTCGAAATTGTATCCGGCGTTAGAAATGGATATACGCTTGGCAGTCCAGTAACAATTGTAGTAACAAATGATGACTTCACACACTGGAGAAACATTATGGGTGTTGCACCTATTTCTGAAGAAGAACAAGAACAAATGAAACGTACTATTTCTAAACCACGCCCTGGGCATGCGGATTTAATCGGAGGTATTAAATATAACCACCGTGACTTAAGAAACGTATTAGAACGTTCATCAGCACGTGAAACGGCTGCAAGAGTTGCTGTAGGCGCTGTTTGCAAAATCTTATTAAAACAACTTGGCATAAATGTATTAAGTCGTGTTGTCGAAATCGGAGGTATCAAAGATGATACAGATTACGATTTAGAGACTATAAAAAAACATGAAGACAGTAATGATGTACGTGTTGTAAATGAAGATATCGCACAAGAAATCAGAGACAAAATTGATCAAGCCAAAAAAGACGGAGATTCTTTAGGAGGCGTTGTACAAGTCATTGTAGAAAATATGCCAGTAGGTGTTGGAAGTTATGTACACTATGACCGTAAACTTGATGGTAGAATCGCTCAAGGTGTAGTAGGTATCAATGCCTTTAAAGGTGTAAGCTTTGGTGAAGGTTTTAAAGCAGCTGAAAAACCAGGAAGTCAAATTCAAGATCCAATTCTTTATAATGAAACAGAAGGTTACACACGTGCTTCTAATCATTTAGGAGGTTTAGAAGGTGGTATGAGTAATGGTATGCCTATCATCGTAAATGGTGTAATGAAACCTATACCTACTTTATATAAACCGTTAGCCTCAGTTGACATTGAAACTAAAGAACCGTTTAAAGCTACAATAGAACGTTCGGACAGCTGTGCTGTGCCTGCTGCTAGTATTGTATGTGAGCATGCTGTTGCATTTGAAATTACAAAGACATTAGTAGAAGAGTTTCAATCTAACTATATGGAACAGTTGCAACAACAAGTTGACGAGAGACGCTTGCGCAATATTGAATTTTAA
- the aroB gene encoding 3-dehydroquinate synthase: MELMTTYKSNNYPIIIKNNATTELKDLLSPYRDVVFIVDKNVEHALPEKIQQALSSASSDQFTHLLKVEGNETTKTFPVYQQIVEELLEQSITRNTCIVAIGGGVTGDFAGFVAATLLRGVDFIQVPTTILAHDSSVGGKVGINTPQGKNLVGAFYRPTAVLYDLEFLNTLPYTEISSGYAEVYKHALLNGKDAQLEIETAFPNKEALESLENLDEFLLKGIQTKLNIVLEDEHEQGKRKFLNLGHTFGHAIEYNQKIPHGHAVIIGILYQFIVANELLNTQYDIMHYINYFKNLNYPIEIVLNSNFNSLLSLMSKDKKNDKSGIQMVLLKDIGNPEVTHVNDEILEKSFETLQNYLK; encoded by the coding sequence ATGGAATTAATGACAACTTATAAAAGTAATAACTATCCAATTATAATAAAAAATAATGCGACTACAGAATTAAAAGATTTACTTTCACCATATCGAGACGTTGTATTTATTGTAGATAAAAATGTTGAGCATGCACTTCCAGAAAAAATTCAACAGGCACTATCTTCTGCTAGTTCAGACCAATTTACACATCTATTAAAAGTCGAGGGCAATGAAACAACTAAAACTTTTCCTGTTTATCAACAAATTGTGGAAGAACTATTAGAACAGAGTATTACAAGAAACACTTGTATTGTTGCAATTGGTGGCGGTGTCACAGGAGATTTTGCAGGTTTTGTTGCTGCAACTCTTTTAAGAGGAGTAGACTTTATTCAGGTACCTACAACTATATTAGCGCACGATTCAAGTGTTGGTGGAAAAGTGGGGATAAATACACCACAAGGAAAAAATTTAGTAGGTGCTTTTTATCGTCCAACAGCAGTTTTATATGATTTAGAGTTTTTGAACACATTACCTTATACAGAAATATCTAGCGGGTACGCTGAAGTATATAAACATGCACTATTAAACGGTAAAGATGCTCAATTAGAAATTGAAACTGCTTTTCCTAATAAAGAAGCGTTAGAATCACTTGAAAATTTAGATGAATTTTTACTCAAAGGTATTCAAACAAAATTAAATATAGTACTAGAAGATGAACATGAACAAGGAAAACGTAAGTTTTTGAATTTAGGCCATACATTTGGACATGCGATAGAATATAACCAAAAAATACCTCATGGGCATGCTGTTATAATCGGTATTTTATATCAATTCATTGTTGCAAATGAATTGTTAAATACACAGTATGACATTATGCACTATATTAACTATTTCAAAAACTTGAATTATCCTATTGAAATAGTCTTAAACAGCAACTTTAATTCATTATTATCATTAATGTCTAAAGACAAGAAAAATGATAAATCCGGTATTCAAATGGTATTATTAAAAGATATCGGAAACCCTGAAGTTACGCATGTTAATGACGAAATACTCGAGAAGTCTTTTGAAACATTACAAAATTACCTAAAGTGA